In Colletotrichum destructivum chromosome 8, complete sequence, the following proteins share a genomic window:
- a CDS encoding Putative gfo/Idh/MocA-like oxidoreductase, NAD(P)-binding domain superfamily, whose protein sequence is MSGEKLNVAVAGLGRMGLRHARHFATLTPKANLIAVSSPVQAELDAAVAEFGPLKTYLDYDEMLRQEPTLQAVIVASATTVHAEQAIKAIERGLHVLCEKPLSTSVDISQSVVTAYEKSLIKNPSQKVICGFSRRFDASYRDAHQRVARGDIGAPSVFRSQTCDKLDPSGFFVDYAEFSGGIFVDCSIHDIDLALWFFGEDSVVKSVAAVGITAVQEGLRKHNDRDNAVAVVEFYGGKIAQLFCSRMMAAGQEDTTEIFGTRGKVAVNTQPQLNLVNLYEPTGIRREIPPDYYGRFREAFIAEANEFTACCLNDTEPPMKLTGAVSAVKIGCALQESLITGKKIEFDERGERIESARL, encoded by the exons ATGTCGGGAGAAAAGCTCAacgttgccgtcgccggcctcggccgcatGG GACTGCGTCACGCCAGACACTTTGCGACGCTGACACCAAAGGCcaacctcatcgccgtcagcTCACCGGTGCAGGCCGAGCTCGatgccgctgtcgccgagTTCGGGCCCCTGAAGACATATCTCGACTACGACGAGATGCTGCGCCAGGAACCGACGCTGcaggccgtcatcgtcgcgaGCGCCACCACGGTGCACGCCGAGCAGGCtatcaaggccatcgagagAGGCCTCCACGTTCTCTGCGAGAAGCCCCTTAGCACGAGCGTCGACATT TCACAATCCGTCGTTACAGCCTACGAaaagtccctgatcaagaACCCGAGCCAGAAGGTCATCTGCGGCTTCTCCCGCCGCTTCGACGCCTCGTACCGCGACGCGCACCAGAGGGTCGCGCGCGGCGACATCGGCGCGCCGTCCGTCTTCCGCTCGCAGACGTGCGACAAGCTCGACCCGtcgggcttcttcgtcgactACGCCGAGTTCAGCGGCGGCATCTTCGTCGACTGCTCCATtcacgacatcgacctggcCCTGTGGTTCTTTGGCGAGGACAGCGTCGTCAAGAgcgtcgcggccgtcggcatcacGGCGGTGCAGGAGGGCCTGCGGAAGCACAACGACAGGGATaacgccgttgccgttgttgaGTTTTAC GGCGGCAAGATCGCGCAGCTCTTCTGCTCCCGCATGATGGCTGCCGGCCAGGAAGACACGACCGAGATCTTTGGCACGCGCGGCAAGGTCGCCGTCAACACGCAGCCGCAGCTGAACCTCGTCAACCTGTACGAGCCGACAGGCATCCGGCGCGAGATCCCGCCGGACTACTACGGCCGCTTCCGCGAGgccttcatcgccgaggccaacgagtTCACGGCGTGCTGCCTCAACGACACGgagccgccgatgaagcTGACGGGCGCCGTGAGCGCCGTCAAGATCGGCTGCGCGCTGCAGGAGAGCCTGATCACGGGGAAGAAGATTGAGTTCGACGAGAGGGGGGAGCGCATCGAGAGCGCCAGGCTGTGA
- a CDS encoding Putative major facilitator, sugar transporter, major facilitator superfamily, which yields MAGPDSLKKVPSAGENARGEHVEDFVDDVEISLTPAEDVSYGRTGFRGLADSPYVGGAALLASLGGFSFGYDQGVISIINVMDQFHAVFPQAATPFGKGFMTGMLEFGAFLGCLFMPTLADRISRKRALAVVVVIFNVGAIMQTAARSYGVLVAGRTIGGIGVGTLAMGSPIYISEIAPPNLRGTLLVLESISIVLGVVISFFITYGTRHMAGEASFRLPLGLQMVCSTLLGIGIFFYPYSPRWLALVNRPQEALQSLVRLRRLPADDHRVQAEHRGIVTEVEVMKIMQEKHHPGKKGLMLEVAGWLDLFSPKLWRRTAVAVGIAFFQQFSGINAFIYYAPTLFESLGQTSEMALVMSGVFNVLQLVAVCACFFIIDKIGRRPLAILGGIGGGTAWAIMAILTGVYSKNWAGNPAAGWAAVAMAFIFVLLYGISYSPLGWALPAEVYPNSHRSKGVAAGTATVWLCNFIVGVATPPMLDKLGFGTYVFFGAWCFVASVWAFFLVPETKGKTLEQMDEVFKDTTAQEEKEIIKQQILARRGLQPQGNAGGEGAKYSV from the exons ATGGCCGGCCCAGACTCCCTGAAAAAGGTGCCGAGCGCCGGCGAAAACGCCCGGGGCGAGCACGTCGAGGActttgtcgacgacgtcgagatcAGCCTTacgccggccgaggacgtgTCCTACGGCCGCACCGGCTtccgcggcctcgccgactCGCCGtacgtcggcggcgccgccctgctggccTCGCTCGGCGGCTTCTCCTTCGGCTACGACCAGGGTGTCatctccatcatcaacgtcATGGACCAATTCCACGCCGTCTTCCCGCAGGCCGCCACCCCCTTCGGCAAGGGCTTCATGACCGGCATGCTCGAGTTCGGCGCCTTCCTCGGCTGCCTGTTCATGCCGACGCTCGCCGACAGGATCTCGCGCAAGAGGgcgctggccgtcgtcgtcgtcatcttcaacgtcggcgccatcaTGCAGACGGCCGCCCGCTCGTACGGGGTCCTGGTCGCCGGTCGGACCATTGgaggcatcggcgtcggcacgCTGGCCATG GGCTCGCCCATCTACATCTCGGAAATCGCCCCGCCCAACCTGCGAGGCACgctgctcgtcctcgagtccatctccatcgtcctcggcgtcgtcatctccTTCTTCATCACCTACGGCACCCGCCAcatggccggcgaggccTCGTTCCGCCTGCCCCTCGGCCTGCAGATGGTCTGCTCGACCCtgctcggcatcggcatcttcttctACCCCTACTCCCCGCGCTggctcgccctcgtcaaccgGCCCCAGGAGGCCCTCCAgtccctcgtccgcctccgccgcctgcccgccgacgaccaccgCGTCCAGGCCGAGCACAGGGGCATCGtcaccgaggtcgaggtcatGAAGATCATGCAGGAGAAGCACCACCCGGGCAAGAAGGGCCTgatgctcgaggtcgccgggTGGCTCGACCTGTTCTCCCCGAAGCTCTGGCGCAggaccgccgtcgccgttggcatCGCCTTCTTCCAGCAGTTCAGCGGCATCAACGCCTTCATCTACTACGCCCCGACCCTCTTCGAGTCCCTCGGCCAGACCTCCGAGATGGCCCTCGTCATGTCCGGCGTCTTCAACGTCCTGCAGCTGGTCGCCGTCTGCGCGtgcttcttcatcatcgacaagatcggccgccggcccctcgccatcctcggcggcatcggcggcggcaccgcctgggccatcatggccatccTCACGGGCGTCTACTCCAAGAACTGGGCCGGAaacccggccgccggctgggccgccgtcgccatggccttcatcttcgtcctcctTTACGGCATCTCCTACTCGCCCCTCGGCTGGGCCctgccggccgaggtctACCCCAACTCGCACCGGTCCAAGGGCGTGGCGGCCGGCACGGCGACCGTGTGGCTCTGCAacttcatcgtcggcgtcgccacgccgcccatgctcgacaagctcggcttcggcacgtacgtcttcttcggcgcctGGTGCTTCGTCGCCTCCGTCtgggccttcttcctcgtcccggaGACCAAGGGCAAGACGCTCGAGCAGATGGACGAGGTGTTCAAGGACACGACGgcgcaggaggagaaggagatcaTTAAGCAGCAGATCCTCGCGCGGCGCGGGCTGCAGCCGCAGGGCAACGCTGGTGGGGAGGGCGCCAAGTACTCGGTCTGA
- a CDS encoding Putative amidase, which produces MGSLKTEPWELAAAKKRESLAASIPPEWRVPKTLLPPDSQDDVTTWPETSGWFTAEELAITDSTAAELIAKLASGELKSVDVTTAFCKRAVAAHQLTNCLSETCFDRALATARARDEHFARTGRPVGPFHGLPISLKDNFHLKGLDATVGFTSHIGDPSDSDAALAALLEDAGAVFYVKTNVPTAMMIAESVNNVFGRTVNPRNRNLTSGGSSGGESALIAMKGSPLGIGTDIGGSLRIPAACTGIFTLRPSFGRFPTLGCRSGMSGQEAVQSVNGPMTRTLTDLELYSRAVVGRQTWLHDPRCVPIPWRDISLPDRLTIAVMWHDGMVRPTPPVARAFALTVERLRAAGHTVVDWDPRDQAQGLSLLGRMFVADGGVSIRKELERTGEPFRPEMKAYETARELGTYEMWQLHIERTAYQKRYLDRWNEAGIDAILCPTTPFASVRNGEYKHVGYTGVYNVLDYSCVSFPTGLSADESLDMLLDSHGTPLGPDCEAVNAQYDPSAVHGMPISLQLVARRLEEEKAIAMVGRVLEVL; this is translated from the exons ATGGGAAGCCTCAAGACCGAACCCTGggagctggccgccgccaagaagcgcgagtccctcgccgcctccatccCCCCGGAATGGCGCGTGCCCAAGACCCTGCTGCCCCCGGACTCCCAGGACGACGTCACCACCTGGCCCGAGACGTCTGGCTGGTTCACcgcggaggagctcgccatcaccgacagcaccgccgccgaactCATCGCGAAACTCGCCTCGGGGGAGCTCAAGTCGGTGGACGTCACGACGGCCTTTTGTaagcgcgccgtcgccgctcaTCAACTC ACAAACTGCCTCTCGGAAACATGCTTCGACCGCGCCCTCGCCACGGCCAGGGCCAGGGACGAACACTTCGCGCGCACCGGACGGCCCGTCGGCCCCTTCCACGGCCTGCCCATCTCCCTCAAGGACAACTTCCACCTCAAGGGCCTTGACGCCACCGTGGGCTTCACCTCGCACATCGGCGACCCGTCCGACAgcgatgccgccctcgccgccctgctcgaggacgccggcgccgtcttctacGTCAAGACCAACGTGCCCACCGCCATGATGATCGCCGAGTCCGTCAACAACGTCTTCGGCCGCACCGTCAACCCGCGGAACAGGAACCTCACGAGCGGCGGGAGCTCCGGCGGGGAGTCCGCGCTCATCGCCATGAAGGGGAGCCCTCTCGGCATCGGGACTGATATCG GTGGCTCTCTCCGCATCCCCGCCGCTTGCACCGGCATCTTCACCCTCCGCCCTTCCTTCGGCCGCTTCCCGACCCTCGGCTGCCGCTCCGGCATGTCCGGCCAAGAAGCCGTGCAGTCTGTCAACGGGCCCATGACGCGCACCCTGACCGACCTGGAACTTTACAGcagggccgtcgtcggccgccaGACCTGGCTCCACGACCCCCGCTGCGTCCCGATCCCGTGGCGCGACATCTCCCTCCCCGACCGCctcaccatcgccgtcatGTGGCACGACGGCATGGTCCGCCCGACGCCTCCCGTTGCCCGCGCGTTCGCGCTCACCGTCGAGAGGCTCAGGGCCGCCGGCcacaccgtcgtcgactgGGACCCGCGCGACCAGGCGCAGGGCCTGAGCCTGCTGGGCCGCATgttcgtcgccgacggcggcgtctcCATCCGgaaggagctcgagaggaCGGGCGAGCCGTTCCGGCCCGAGATGAAGGCGTACGAGACGGCCCGGGAACTGGGCACCTACGAAATGTGGCAGCTGCACATCGAGCGGACGGCGTACCAGAAGCGGTACCTCGACCGGTGGaacgaggccggcatcgacgcgATCCTCTGCCCGACCACGCCGTTCGCCAGCGTCAGGAACGGGGAGTACAAGCATG TTGGGTACACCGGCGTGTACAACGTGCTGGACTACTCTTGCGTGTCATTCCCCACGGGCCTCTCGGCGGACGAGAGCCTGGACATGCTCCTCGACTCCCACGGGACGCCGCTGGGGCCGGACTGcgaggccgtcaacgcccaAT ACGATCCATCCGCCGTGCACGGGATGCCCATCAGCCTGCAACTCGTTGCCCGTCggctggaagaagagaaggccATCGCCATGGTCGGGCGTGTTCTAGAGGTTCTTTGA
- a CDS encoding Putative major facilitator superfamily, MFS transporter superfamily yields MALDKIRQYLNVEYAPGERKLLRKCDFFILTFCCLSYLVNYLDRTNLNNAYVSGMKEELGFVGDQLNQINTCFTIGYVLGQVPSNLSLHYVKPRIWFPLMMVVWGALTMCTASVHSPQSIMAIRFLQGIAEASTFVGTHYILGAWYTERELGKRSGIFTASGLAGTFFGGFIQTGIHASMDGLHGLSGWRWLFIIDGLMTLPVSLYGFLCFPDTPHTTTAFYFSEDEKALARARVPVVVQEERSPLTLRFARKVLTSWYWWGFVVLWIVAGETESFSTNALLGLYMKSHPVNKYSVAQLNNYPTGVPAVGIVSTLFWATLTDLLGGKRYLVAYFIGITGVATSAMVLVAARDPTSAGSTTVVFGAYYWAGAVYACQATFFAWCNDAMRYEEGVFRGVVLAGMNLGSNAVNAWWSILFYGASMAPWFTRGMWAMIASSIALIVWTSGLTYLAHREEQRRVLNAEAEETGSVAKRSDSKDDDAV; encoded by the exons ATGGCCCTCGACAAGATCCGCCAATACCTGAACGTCGAGTACGCGCCGGGGGAACGCAAGCTCCTGAGAAAATGTGACTTCTTCATCTTGACCTTTTGCTGTCTGA GCTACTTGGTGAATTAT CTCGACCGCACCAACCTCAACAATGCCTACGTCTCGGGCATGAAGGAAGAGCTGGGCTTCGTGGGAGACCAGCTCAACCAGATCAACACTTGCTTTACTATCGG CTACGTCCTCGGCCAAGTCCCCTCCAACCTGTCGCTGCACTACGTCAAGCCGCGCATCTGGTTCCcgctgatgatggtggtcTGGGGCGCGCTGACCATGTGCACCGCCAGCGTGCACAGCCCGCAgtccatcatggccatccGCTTCCTCCagggcatcgccgaggcctcgaCCTTTGTCGGCACGCACTACATCCTCGGCGCCTGGTACACGGAGCGCGAGCTCGGCAAGCGCAGCGGCATCTTCACGGCCTCGGGCCTCGCCGGCaccttcttcggcggcttCATCCAGACGGGCATCCACGCCAGCATGGACGGCCTGCACGGCCTCAGCGGCTGGCGCTGGCTGttcatcatcgacggcctCATGACGCTGCCCGTCTCCCTCTACGGCTTCCTGTGCTTCCCGGACACGCCGcacacgacgacggccttttACTtcagcgaggacgagaaggccctCGCGCGCGCCCGGgtgcccgtcgtcgtccaggaggAGCGGTCGCCGCTGACGCTGCGGTTCGCCAGAAAGGTCCTCACGTCGTGGTACTGGTGGGGCTTCGTCGTGCTCTGGATCGTCGCGGGCGAGACCGAGTCCTTCAGCACCAACGCGCTGCTGGGGCTCTATATGAAGAGCCACCCGGTCAACAAGTACAGCGTGGCGCAGCTCAACAACTACCCGACGGGCGTGCCCGCCGTAGGCATCGTGTCGACCCTCTTCTGGGCGACGCTGACGgacctgctcggcggcaagcGGTACCTCGTCGCCTACTTCATCGGTATCACGGGCGTCGcgacgtcggccatggtgctGGTGGCGGCCCGGGACCCGACGAGCGCCGGGTCGAcgaccgtcgtcttcggcgcgTACTACTGGGCGGGCGCCGTGTACGCCTGCCAGGCGACCTTCTTCGCCTGGTGCAACGACGCGATGCGGTACGAGGAGGGCGTCTTCCGCGGCGTCGTGCTGGCCGGCATGAACCTGGGGAgcaacgccgtcaacgcgTGGTGGAGCATCCTGTTCTACGGCGCCTCCATGGCGCCATGGTTTACC AGGGGCATGTGGGCCATGATCGCCAGCTCCATCGCCCTGATCGTCTGGACGAGCGGCCTCACGTACCTGGCGCaccgggaggagcagcggaGGGTTCTGAacgcggaggcggaggagacgggGTCGGTTGCCAAGAGGTCCGACTCgaaggacgacgatgccgtttga
- a CDS encoding Putative 3-hydroxyacyl-CoA dehydrogenase, 6-phosphogluconate dehydrogenase-like domain superfamily, translated as MAPPSDYRARPVAILGGGVLGRRIACTWASGGYNVQVREPDAKQHQPCLDYVAEKVDSYPASGTRQPGTVRVFQDLETAVRDAWLVIEAVPERIEIKTDTFAELEAKAPADAILASNSSSYRSSEMLGKIAREETKARIMNTHYYMPPNNMVVELMTDGHTDPSYFPFMTARQREVGTRPFTARKESTGFVFNRLWAAIKRETLSILAEGVSSPEEIDALFCELSKRGLGPCRMMDEVGLDTVAFIEDHYVKERGLSPETTVDFLQREYLAKGRLGHKSAKGGFYPHLPKIVALDLGLANPEDQTTSGQVLQLSAEGHLERVLAEGQHVPDGIDIDRETGRMFWTCMGTPGEQDGAVFSANVDGSDVRSLFAPGAINTPKQLVVDSASGKIYFSDREGMRVYRADLDGGRLETLVVGGDDASDLRSWCVGVSVAPGLGKFYWTQKGAPKSGQGRIFCANIEMPAGKTAETRDDVVCVLGDLPEPIDLEVDEAAGALFWTDRGEIPKGNTLNRAAIDAETGLLAAAATGDAKYEILVRHLNEAIGVKLDRENGHVYFSDLGGSIYRCNADGSEKRKIFADDNRAISGIAILRA; from the exons ATGGCTCCACCATCAGATTACCGCGCCCGTCCCGTTGCCATCCTCGGAGGCGGCGTGTTGGGTCGCCGCATAG CCTGCACATGGGCCTCCGGCGGCTACAATGTCCAGGTCCGCGAGCCGGACGCCAAGCAGCACCAGCCCTGCCTCGACTACGTCGCGGAGAAAGTCGACAGCTACCCGGCCTCGGGCACACGGCAGCCCGGCACCGTCCGGGTCTTCCAGGACCTCGAGACGGCCGTGCGGGACGCCTGGctcgtcatcgaggccgtGCCGGAGCGCATCGAGATCAAGACGGACACcttcgccgagctcgaggccaaggcgcccgccgacgccatcctgGCCAGcaactcgtcgtcgtacCGCTCGTCCGAGATGCTCGGCAAGATCGCGCGCGAGGAGACCAAGGCTCGCATCATGAACACGCACTACTACATGCCGCCCAACAACATGGTCGTCGAGCTCATGACGGACGGGCACACGGACCCGTCCTACTTTCCCTTCATGACGGCGCGGCAGAGGGAGGTCGGCACGAGGCCGTTCACGGCGCGCAAGGAGTCGACGggcttcgtcttcaaccGCCTGTGGGCCGCCATCAAGCGGGAGACGCTGTCGatcctggccgagggcgtgtCAAGCCCCGAGGAGATTGACGCGCTGTTCTGCGAGCTGAGCAAGCGCGGCCTGGGACCCTGCCGGATGATGGATG AGGTCGGTCTCGACACCGTCGCCTTCATCGAAGACCACTACGTCAAGGAGCGCGGCCTGTCGCCCGAGACCACAGTCGACTTCTTGCAGCGGGAGTACCTAGCCAAGGGCCGTCTCGGCCACAAGTCGGCCAAGGGCGGCTTTTACCCGCACCTCCCCAAGATCGTCgcgctcgacctcggcctcgcgaACCCGGAGGACCAGACGACGTCCGGGCAGGTCCTGCAGCTCTCGGCGGAGGGCCACCTCGAgcgcgtcctcgccgagggccaGCACGTGCCCgacggcatcgacatcgaccgCGAAACGGGCCGCATGTTCTGGACGTGCATGGGCACGCCGGGCGAGCAGGACGGCGCCGTGTTCTCGGCCAACGTGGACGGCAGCGACGTCAGGTCGCTCTTCGCGCCGGGCGCCATCAACACGCCGaagcagctcgtcgtcgactcggcGTCGGGCAAGATCTACTTCAGCGACCGCGAGGGCATGCGTGTGTACCGCGCCGACCTGGACGGCGGTCGCCTCGAGACGCTCgtcgtgggcggcgacgacgcgtCGGACCTGCGGTCGTGGTGCGTCGGCGTCTCGGTGGCGCCGGGGCTGGGCAAGTTCTACTGGACGCAGAAGGGCGCGCCCAAGTCGGGCCAGGGACGCATCTTCTGCGCGAACATTGAGATGCCCGCGggcaagacggccgagacgcgggacgacgtcgtcTGCGTGCTGGGCGACCTGCCGGAGCCGATCGACctcgaggtggacgaggctGCGGGCGCCCTCTTCTGGACGGACCGCGGGGAGATCCCCAAGGGCAACACGCTGAACAGGGCGGCCATCGACGCGGAGACGGGGctgttggcggcggctgccACGGGCGACGCAAAGTACGAGATCCTGGTGAGGCACCTCaacgaggccatcggcgtcaaGCTGGACCGGGAGAACGGGCATGTGTATTTCAGCGACCTCGGGGGCAGCATCTACCGGTGCAACGCGGACGGgtcggagaagaggaaaatCTTCGCGGACGACAACCGGGCCATCTCTGGCATTGCCATCTTGCGGGCTTAG
- a CDS encoding Putative translation protein, beta-barrel domain superfamily produces the protein MGSIAARTYLAFQHNAKLHALKTVVTAVRPFADLEEPNRQLFKDGGDHDHVVVTEQTIFHPQGGGQPSDVGAMTGPSGASFAVASVRMDAVREGQVLHFGRFASSSSSSSTSKDATTTAARFVPGDEVDQAIDAEKRLLYSRLHTAGHVLGAAVRHLLEGEVEGFDELKASHFPDAASCEFQGLIDGAWKAPIQARLDEYIAAAMPVRVDFWDEDDFRRRGLERLIPDRSLAPPGGKFRVVEVVGAEVYPCGGTHVDSTDLCGETVVKKISRSKGRSKVSYALK, from the coding sequence ATGGGGTCAATAGCAGCCAGGACATACCTGGCTTTCCAGCACAACGCCAAGCTGCACGCCCTCAAGaccgtcgtcaccgccgtcCGCCCCTTTGCAGACCTCGAGGAGCCCAACCGCCAGCTCttcaaggacggcggcgaccacgaccacgtcgtcgtcaccgagCAGACCATCTTCCACccccagggcggcggccagccctccgacgtcggcgccatgACGGGCCCCTCGGgcgcctccttcgccgtcgcctcggtCCGCATGGACGCCGTCCGCGAAGGCCAGGTCCTGCACTTTGGACGCttcgccagcagcagcagcagcagcagcaccagtAAAGACGCCACCACGACCGCCGCCCGCTTCGTCCCCggagacgaggtcgaccaggccatcgacgccgagaagcgccTGCTCTACTCGCGCCTGCACACCGCCGGCCACgtgctcggcgccgccgtgcgccacctgctcgagggcgaggtcgagggcttcgacgagctcaaggccTCGCACTTCCCGGACGCCGCCTCGTGCGAGTTCCAGGGCCTCATCGACGGCGCCTGGAAGGCGCCCATCCAGGCCCGGCTGGACGAGtacatcgccgccgccatgcccGTGCGCGTCGACTTctgggacgaggacgacttccgccgccgcgggctCGAGCGCCTGATCCCGGACCGGAgcctggcgccgccggggggCAAGttccgcgtcgtcgaggtcgtcggcgccgaggtctACCCCTGCGGCGGCACGCATGTCGACTCGACGGACCTGTGCGGGGAGACCGTCGTCAAGAAGATCTCGAGGAGTAAGGGGCGGTCCAAGGTCAGCTATGCCTTGAAGTGA